In Melanotaenia boesemani isolate fMelBoe1 chromosome 18, fMelBoe1.pri, whole genome shotgun sequence, the following proteins share a genomic window:
- the LOC121628761 gene encoding gamma-crystallin N-B-like isoform X1, with product MKVEEFRYFSSILSKQQQEKTSVLIKITFYEGRCFTGRCLEVRGDCDNFQDRGFMNRVNSIRVESGAWICYDHPDFKGQQYILEHGEYPEFQRWNSHNDHMGSCKPIRMHGEHYRIELFEGCNYSGQCMEMCDDCPFLQSRGFSKNCINSVRVYGDGAWVMYEEPNFRGRMYIVERGNYCSHNEWQAQNPNIQSIRRVVNYF from the exons ATGAAAGTGGAAGAATTcagatatttcagctccatcTTGAGTAAACAGCAGCAAGAGAAAACCTCAGTTCTAATAAAG ATTACCTTCTACGAGGGAAGATGCTTCACCGGCAGGTGTCTGGAGGTCAGAGGTGACTGTGATAACTTCCAGGACCGTGGCTTCATGAACAG GGTGAACTCCATCCGTGTGGAGAGCGGTGCCTGGATCTGCTATGACCACCCCGACTTCAAAGGCCAGCAGTACATTCTGGAGCACGGCGAGTACCCCGAATTCCAGAGGTGGAACTCCCACAACGACCACATGGGATCCTGCAAGCCCATCCGCATG CATGGAGAGCACTACCGCATCGAGCTGTTCGAGGGCTGCAACTACTCCGGTCAGTGTATGGAGATGTGTGATGACTGTCCCTTCCTGCAGAGCCGTGGATTCTCCAAGAACTGCATCAACTCTGTCAGGGTCTACGGAGATGGAGC CTGGGTGATGTACGAGGAGCCCAATTTCCGTGGCCGTATGTACATTGTGGAGCGTGGAAACTACTGCAGCCATAACGAGTGGCAGGCCCAGAACCCCAACATCCAGTCCATCCGCAGAGTCGTCAACTACTTCTAA
- the LOC121628761 gene encoding gamma-crystallin N-B-like isoform X3: MGSKTVGHHTKQITFYEGRCFTGRCLEVRGDCDNFQDRGFMNRVNSIRVESGAWICYDHPDFKGQQYILEHGEYPEFQRWNSHNDHMGSCKPIRMHGEHYRIELFEGCNYSGQCMEMCDDCPFLQSRGFSKNCINSVRVYGDGAWVMYEEPNFRGRMYIVERGNYCSHNEWQAQNPNIQSIRRVVNYF, translated from the exons ATTACCTTCTACGAGGGAAGATGCTTCACCGGCAGGTGTCTGGAGGTCAGAGGTGACTGTGATAACTTCCAGGACCGTGGCTTCATGAACAG GGTGAACTCCATCCGTGTGGAGAGCGGTGCCTGGATCTGCTATGACCACCCCGACTTCAAAGGCCAGCAGTACATTCTGGAGCACGGCGAGTACCCCGAATTCCAGAGGTGGAACTCCCACAACGACCACATGGGATCCTGCAAGCCCATCCGCATG CATGGAGAGCACTACCGCATCGAGCTGTTCGAGGGCTGCAACTACTCCGGTCAGTGTATGGAGATGTGTGATGACTGTCCCTTCCTGCAGAGCCGTGGATTCTCCAAGAACTGCATCAACTCTGTCAGGGTCTACGGAGATGGAGC CTGGGTGATGTACGAGGAGCCCAATTTCCGTGGCCGTATGTACATTGTGGAGCGTGGAAACTACTGCAGCCATAACGAGTGGCAGGCCCAGAACCCCAACATCCAGTCCATCCGCAGAGTCGTCAACTACTTCTAA
- the LOC121628761 gene encoding gamma-crystallin N-B-like isoform X2, whose protein sequence is MGSKNVSQHTKEITFYEGRCFTGRCLEVRGDCDNFQDRGFMNRVNSIRVESGAWICYDHPDFKGQQYILEHGEYPEFQRWNSHNDHMGSCKPIRMHGEHYRIELFEGCNYSGQCMEMCDDCPFLQSRGFSKNCINSVRVYGDGAWVMYEEPNFRGRMYIVERGNYCSHNEWQAQNPNIQSIRRVVNYF, encoded by the exons ATGGGCAGCAAGAATGTAAGCCAACACACGAAAGAG ATTACCTTCTACGAGGGAAGATGCTTCACCGGCAGGTGTCTGGAGGTCAGAGGTGACTGTGATAACTTCCAGGACCGTGGCTTCATGAACAG GGTGAACTCCATCCGTGTGGAGAGCGGTGCCTGGATCTGCTATGACCACCCCGACTTCAAAGGCCAGCAGTACATTCTGGAGCACGGCGAGTACCCCGAATTCCAGAGGTGGAACTCCCACAACGACCACATGGGATCCTGCAAGCCCATCCGCATG CATGGAGAGCACTACCGCATCGAGCTGTTCGAGGGCTGCAACTACTCCGGTCAGTGTATGGAGATGTGTGATGACTGTCCCTTCCTGCAGAGCCGTGGATTCTCCAAGAACTGCATCAACTCTGTCAGGGTCTACGGAGATGGAGC CTGGGTGATGTACGAGGAGCCCAATTTCCGTGGCCGTATGTACATTGTGGAGCGTGGAAACTACTGCAGCCATAACGAGTGGCAGGCCCAGAACCCCAACATCCAGTCCATCCGCAGAGTCGTCAACTACTTCTAA